From one Geoalkalibacter halelectricus genomic stretch:
- a CDS encoding cytochrome-c peroxidase produces the protein MKTLLRTVPALVVLALLAALPAAAQLSPVELLGKELYFDKSLSSPNNQSCAFCHEERSGFSGHIPGINKAGAVYPGAERQRFGNRRPPTASYAGDSPVFDYVCFEEDGEEECLFVGGMFWDGRATGWVTGDPLADQAMGPYLNPVEQNLPSEEVACMIVEQSKYASLYEEVYGMPIDCADYHGDGHLVAYKNFALAVAAFERSVEVSPFDSKFDYVLAGEAEFTEQEAWGRQLFNGKGRCSACHPEGLFTDFTYDNLGVPINPENPFYRMDTVYVDGMPINPEGAAWVDPGLAGFLETLPQSVFDEWGLDKETAVAESLGKHKVPTLRNVDKRPGPGFAKSYMHNGSLKSLEEVVSFYNSRDAMIAAGMIVPEVWENMNEDELGDLGLTADEEAAIVAFMATLSDGYRIKDKGKDKDK, from the coding sequence ATGAAAACCCTTCTTCGCACGGTGCCGGCCCTGGTCGTCCTGGCACTTCTGGCGGCCTTGCCCGCCGCCGCGCAGCTCTCGCCCGTGGAACTGCTCGGCAAGGAACTCTACTTCGACAAATCCCTCTCCAGCCCCAACAATCAGTCCTGCGCTTTCTGCCACGAAGAACGCAGCGGCTTCAGCGGCCACATTCCCGGCATCAACAAGGCCGGCGCGGTGTATCCCGGCGCCGAGCGCCAGCGCTTTGGCAACCGCCGTCCGCCGACCGCCTCCTATGCGGGGGACAGCCCGGTTTTTGACTATGTTTGCTTTGAAGAAGATGGTGAGGAGGAATGCCTTTTTGTCGGCGGCATGTTCTGGGATGGCCGCGCGACAGGCTGGGTAACCGGCGATCCCCTCGCCGATCAGGCCATGGGCCCCTACCTCAATCCCGTGGAGCAGAACCTGCCCAGCGAGGAAGTTGCCTGCATGATCGTGGAACAATCCAAGTATGCCTCTCTCTACGAAGAGGTCTACGGCATGCCCATCGATTGCGCCGACTACCACGGCGACGGGCATCTGGTGGCCTATAAGAACTTCGCCTTGGCCGTGGCCGCCTTCGAGCGCTCCGTGGAGGTGAGCCCCTTCGATTCGAAGTTTGATTACGTCCTGGCCGGCGAGGCGGAATTCACCGAGCAGGAAGCCTGGGGCCGGCAGCTTTTCAACGGCAAGGGCCGCTGCAGCGCCTGTCACCCTGAGGGCCTGTTCACGGATTTCACCTATGACAACCTCGGGGTGCCGATAAACCCTGAAAATCCCTTCTATCGTATGGATACCGTCTATGTCGACGGCATGCCCATCAATCCCGAGGGCGCGGCTTGGGTCGATCCGGGCCTGGCCGGTTTCCTGGAAACCCTGCCGCAAAGCGTTTTTGATGAGTGGGGCCTGGACAAGGAGACCGCCGTCGCCGAGAGCTTAGGCAAACACAAGGTGCCGACTCTGCGCAATGTCGACAAGCGCCCCGGCCCGGGATTTGCCAAATCCTACATGCACAACGGTTCTCTCAAGAGTCTTGAAGAGGTGGTCAGCTTCTACAACAGCCGCGACGCCATGATCGCCGCGGGCATGATCGTGCCCGAGGTATGGGAAAACATGAACGAAGACGAACTGGGCGATCTGGGCCTGACCGCTGATGAGGAGGCGGCCATCGTCGCCTTCATGGCAACCCTCAGTGACGGCTATCGGATCAAGGACAAAGGAAAGGATAAGGATAAATAA
- a CDS encoding elongation factor P — protein MILTNDLRRGLVIQLDQAPCLVLDVSFQSPSARGGNTLVKTKYRNLLTGQVLEKAFKAGDKVDEADFERRKGQFLYPSGDGGVFMDLESYEQYELGEELFAPVQGYLLEGAEVTLGVFQGQVVSVDAPMVVELVVTDTAPAIKNATATAQTKEAVLETGLRLQVPGYLEAGEKVKVDTREGRFVSRA, from the coding sequence ATGATCCTCACCAACGATCTCAGACGCGGGCTGGTGATTCAGCTCGATCAGGCGCCCTGCCTGGTGCTCGATGTCAGCTTTCAGTCGCCCTCGGCGCGCGGCGGCAACACCCTGGTCAAGACCAAGTACCGCAACCTGCTCACCGGACAGGTGCTGGAAAAAGCCTTCAAGGCCGGCGACAAGGTCGACGAGGCCGATTTCGAGCGGCGCAAGGGCCAGTTTCTCTACCCTTCCGGCGACGGCGGCGTGTTCATGGATCTGGAGAGCTACGAGCAGTACGAGCTCGGTGAGGAGCTGTTCGCGCCCGTCCAGGGCTACCTGCTCGAAGGCGCCGAGGTGACACTGGGCGTTTTCCAGGGCCAGGTGGTGAGCGTCGATGCGCCCATGGTGGTGGAGCTGGTGGTGACGGACACGGCGCCAGCCATCAAGAACGCCACCGCCACCGCCCAGACCAAGGAAGCGGTGCTGGAAACCGGCCTGCGCCTGCAGGTGCCGGGCTATCTGGAGGCGGGCGAGAAAGTCAAGGTCGACACCCGCGAGGGGCGCTTCGTATCGCGTGCCTGA
- a CDS encoding L-lactate MFS transporter, protein MNATQTSNRKGWTVALAGTGINLALGILYTWSIFRGAIAESVAQGGAGAFNWSAASINDPYAVCCLVFAFAMILAGKCQDKFGPRITVMIGGLLVASGFILVSQSTEYWVWVLGFGVLAGTGIGFGYSAATPPALKWFPPAKTGLIAGIVVSGFGLASVYIAPLAQWMLGAYGLQQSMLIFGVAFFFVVGGLALLVTNPPKGYVPTSAPVQGSSKPAPAKPSVDVAPSQLFKIGKFYTLWMVYFIGAGAGLMVIGSVAGMARASMGELAFLAVAILAIGNAAGRIVAGIVSDKIGRANTLVIMLVAQACLMFAAIPVISGQGSGAVVIVLLATFIGFNYGTNLALFPAFTKDLWGLKNFGMNYGILFTSWGVGGFVLVRLSEMLRAQTGSFAMSFAVSGVLLLVGAMLSLSLRPKKVEALATAPATVPAEEEELVLQKAD, encoded by the coding sequence ATGAACGCAACGCAAACTTCCAATCGCAAAGGCTGGACAGTCGCTCTCGCCGGTACCGGGATCAACCTGGCACTCGGTATCCTCTACACCTGGAGTATTTTCCGCGGCGCCATCGCCGAATCCGTCGCCCAGGGCGGCGCCGGGGCTTTCAACTGGAGTGCTGCTTCCATCAACGATCCTTATGCGGTGTGCTGCTTGGTGTTTGCTTTTGCCATGATCCTGGCCGGCAAGTGCCAGGATAAATTCGGACCGCGCATCACCGTGATGATCGGCGGGCTGCTGGTGGCCTCGGGCTTCATCCTGGTGTCCCAGTCCACGGAATACTGGGTATGGGTGCTTGGTTTCGGTGTGCTGGCCGGCACGGGCATCGGTTTTGGCTACTCGGCGGCCACTCCGCCGGCCCTTAAATGGTTCCCTCCGGCCAAGACGGGTTTGATCGCCGGTATCGTGGTCTCGGGTTTCGGTTTGGCTTCGGTGTATATCGCGCCTCTGGCGCAGTGGATGCTCGGCGCTTACGGTCTGCAGCAGTCCATGCTCATCTTCGGCGTCGCCTTCTTCTTCGTGGTCGGCGGTCTGGCCCTGCTCGTCACCAATCCGCCCAAGGGTTATGTCCCGACCAGCGCTCCCGTGCAGGGCAGCTCCAAGCCCGCGCCCGCCAAGCCCAGCGTGGACGTGGCCCCTTCGCAACTGTTCAAGATCGGTAAATTCTACACCCTGTGGATGGTCTACTTCATCGGCGCCGGCGCCGGTCTGATGGTCATCGGCAGCGTGGCCGGCATGGCTCGGGCAAGCATGGGTGAGCTGGCGTTCCTCGCCGTGGCGATCCTGGCCATCGGTAACGCAGCAGGTCGTATCGTCGCCGGTATCGTCTCCGACAAGATCGGTCGCGCCAACACGCTGGTCATCATGCTCGTGGCCCAGGCCTGCCTGATGTTCGCGGCGATCCCCGTCATCAGCGGTCAGGGTTCCGGCGCGGTGGTGATCGTGCTGCTGGCCACCTTCATCGGTTTCAACTACGGCACCAACCTCGCGCTGTTCCCCGCCTTCACCAAGGATCTGTGGGGCCTGAAGAACTTCGGCATGAACTACGGCATTCTCTTCACCTCCTGGGGCGTGGGCGGATTCGTCCTGGTGCGGCTCTCCGAGATGCTGCGCGCCCAGACCGGCAGCTTCGCCATGTCCTTCGCGGTTTCCGGTGTCCTGCTTCTGGTCGGTGCCATGCTGTCTCTCTCCCTGCGGCCCAAGAAGGTCGAAGCCCTTGCCACGGCTCCTGCCACGGTCCCGGCCGAAGAGGAAGAACTGGTCCTGCAGAAAGCCGACTGA
- the efp gene encoding elongation factor P, with product MYNCSDLKKGLKLMVDGEPHVIVAFDFTKPGKGQALYKCKLRNMITGSLFDRTYRSGESFEPASLEDRDMQYLYQDESGYVFMDQKSYEQVHLSEETLGDDKYFLIDNMDVKVLMFGERAIGITLPNFVNLKVTQTDPWVKGDTAAGNNKPATVETGYTLQVPSFVEEGDLIQIDTRTGAYNTRVKE from the coding sequence ATGTACAACTGTTCCGACCTCAAGAAGGGCCTCAAGCTCATGGTCGACGGCGAGCCGCACGTGATCGTCGCCTTCGACTTCACCAAACCCGGCAAGGGCCAGGCCCTCTACAAGTGCAAGCTGCGCAACATGATCACCGGTTCGCTGTTCGACCGCACCTACCGCTCCGGCGAATCCTTCGAACCGGCCAGCCTCGAGGACCGCGACATGCAGTACCTCTACCAGGATGAGTCGGGCTACGTGTTCATGGATCAGAAATCCTACGAGCAGGTGCATCTTTCGGAAGAGACCCTGGGCGATGACAAATACTTTCTCATCGACAACATGGACGTGAAGGTGCTCATGTTCGGCGAGCGCGCCATCGGCATCACCCTGCCCAACTTCGTCAACCTCAAGGTCACCCAGACCGACCCTTGGGTCAAGGGCGACACCGCCGCCGGCAACAACAAGCCGGCCACCGTGGAAACCGGCTACACCCTGCAGGTGCCGAGCTTCGTCGAAGAAGGCGATCTGATCCAGATCGACACCCGCACCGGCGCCTACAACACCCGGGTCAAGGAATAA
- the epmA gene encoding EF-P lysine aminoacylase EpmA: MAEPNWRLAGKRDRLMERARILHRIRAFFMDRDFLEVETPHRVPGNAPEAYIAPVPSGDWFLHTSPELSMKRLLAADYPRLFQICRCWRAAERGNRHLPEFTMLEWYRAQAAYQILMDECEALFCALAPQGRIRRQGRDIDLGPPWERLSVAEAFTRYTDTTARQALAENRFDELIACEIEPRLGWDKPCFLTDYPAELAALARKKPGNPEVAERFELYIAGLELANAFSELTAPEEQRARFAREEAQRLQAGQAPYPVPEKFLAELAHMPPAAGIALGVDRLVMLLTDAATIDEVVAFTPEEL, from the coding sequence ATGGCGGAGCCCAACTGGCGCCTCGCCGGCAAGCGTGACAGATTGATGGAAAGGGCCCGGATTCTGCACAGGATCCGGGCTTTTTTCATGGACCGCGACTTTCTGGAGGTGGAAACCCCGCACCGCGTCCCGGGCAACGCTCCGGAGGCCTACATCGCGCCGGTGCCGAGCGGCGACTGGTTTCTGCACACCTCGCCGGAACTGTCCATGAAACGTCTACTCGCCGCCGACTATCCGCGCCTGTTTCAGATCTGCCGCTGCTGGCGCGCCGCCGAACGCGGCAACCGGCACCTGCCCGAATTCACGATGCTGGAGTGGTATCGGGCGCAAGCCGCCTACCAGATCTTGATGGACGAATGCGAGGCGCTGTTTTGCGCCCTGGCGCCCCAGGGCCGCATCCGTCGGCAGGGGCGCGACATCGACCTTGGCCCGCCCTGGGAACGGCTCAGCGTCGCCGAGGCCTTCACCCGCTACACCGACACAACCGCCCGCCAGGCCCTGGCCGAGAACCGCTTCGACGAACTCATCGCCTGTGAGATCGAGCCGCGCCTGGGCTGGGACAAACCCTGCTTTCTCACCGACTATCCCGCCGAACTGGCCGCCCTGGCACGAAAAAAGCCCGGCAACCCCGAGGTCGCCGAGCGTTTTGAACTCTACATCGCCGGCCTGGAGCTGGCCAACGCCTTTTCCGAACTCACCGCCCCCGAGGAGCAGCGCGCGCGCTTCGCCCGCGAAGAAGCGCAGCGGCTTCAAGCCGGACAGGCCCCCTACCCCGTGCCGGAAAAATTCCTCGCCGAACTCGCCCACATGCCCCCCGCCGCCGGTATCGCCCTGGGCGTCGACCGCCTGGTGATGCTGCTCACCGACGCCGCAACCATTGACGAAGTGGTGGCGTTCACGCCGGAGGAGCTATAG
- a CDS encoding cryptochrome/DNA photolyase family protein produces the protein MTPSSRLRRINQAPVNPRGEFILYWMIAARRTGWNFALQHAVAQARELNKPLIVLEALRCDYPWASVRLHRFILDGMADNARSLRGKPVLYYPYVEEHRGEGQGLLETLSKRACLVVTDDFPAFFLPRMIQAAGRRLTVRLEAVDGNGLLPLAAVPQDYPSAYAFRRFLQKNLPGHLTDLPQADPLSDAQLPLLSTLPQEILERWPTAWAPLEEEDFSLPALPIDQQVATVDMPGGAVAAGARLELFLDERLCDYADQRNQPERQVTSELSAYLHFGQISVHEIFARLAARENWNPGRLGPERKGQRAGWWGMSANAEAWLDQLVTWRELGFNFCARRPDYDRYESLPAWAQATLDQHARDPRPYLYELHDFERAGTHDPLWNAAQRQLLREGSIHNYLRMLWGKKILEWSRDPRAALEIMIELNNKYALDGRDPNSYSGIFWCLGRYDRPWPERPIYGKIRSMSSENTARKFSVDSYLRHYARDPDA, from the coding sequence ATGACCCCTTCTTCCCGTCTGCGCCGGATCAACCAAGCTCCTGTCAATCCAAGGGGCGAATTCATCCTCTACTGGATGATCGCCGCGCGCCGCACAGGGTGGAATTTCGCCTTGCAGCATGCCGTCGCCCAGGCCCGTGAATTGAACAAGCCGCTGATCGTCCTTGAGGCCCTGCGCTGCGATTATCCCTGGGCGAGCGTGCGGCTACACCGCTTCATTCTCGACGGCATGGCCGACAATGCCCGGTCCCTGCGCGGCAAGCCGGTGCTCTACTATCCCTATGTGGAAGAACACCGGGGAGAGGGCCAAGGGCTGCTCGAAACCCTGAGCAAAAGGGCCTGCCTGGTGGTCACGGATGATTTTCCGGCCTTTTTTCTGCCCCGCATGATTCAGGCGGCGGGCCGGCGCCTGACTGTGCGCCTAGAGGCGGTGGACGGCAACGGCCTGCTGCCCCTGGCCGCCGTCCCCCAGGATTATCCCAGCGCCTACGCCTTTCGCCGCTTTTTGCAGAAAAACCTGCCCGGCCATCTTACCGACCTGCCCCAGGCCGATCCCCTGAGCGATGCGCAACTGCCTCTCCTTTCCACCCTGCCGCAGGAGATTCTCGAGCGCTGGCCCACCGCCTGGGCGCCCCTTGAGGAAGAGGATTTCTCCCTGCCTGCCTTGCCCATCGACCAGCAGGTCGCGACCGTCGACATGCCTGGCGGCGCCGTTGCCGCCGGAGCGCGGCTGGAGTTGTTTCTGGACGAGCGCCTCTGCGACTACGCCGACCAGCGCAACCAGCCTGAACGCCAGGTCACCAGCGAACTCTCCGCCTATCTGCACTTCGGGCAGATTTCCGTGCATGAAATCTTCGCCCGGCTCGCCGCGCGAGAGAACTGGAATCCGGGGCGCCTCGGCCCGGAACGCAAGGGGCAGCGCGCCGGTTGGTGGGGCATGTCGGCCAATGCCGAGGCCTGGCTCGATCAACTGGTGACCTGGCGCGAACTGGGCTTCAACTTCTGCGCCCGGCGTCCCGATTACGACCGCTACGAGAGTCTGCCCGCCTGGGCGCAAGCCACCCTGGACCAGCACGCCCGGGATCCACGCCCCTACCTCTACGAGTTGCACGACTTCGAACGGGCAGGCACCCATGATCCGTTGTGGAACGCCGCCCAGCGTCAACTGCTGCGCGAGGGCAGCATCCACAACTATCTGCGCATGCTCTGGGGCAAGAAAATCCTTGAATGGAGCCGCGACCCGCGCGCGGCACTGGAGATCATGATCGAACTCAACAACAAGTATGCCCTCGACGGCCGCGACCCCAACAGCTACAGCGGCATCTTCTGGTGCCTGGGCCGCTATGACCGCCCCTGGCCCGAGCGCCCCATTTACGGCAAGATCCGCTCCATGAGTTCCGAGAATACCGCCCGCAAGTTCTCCGTCGATTCCTACCTGCGCCACTATGCGCGCGATCCCGATGCGTGA
- a CDS encoding anion transporter, with translation MDLTILSVFLLVYLGMVLGRLPGLALDRTGVALLGALALIALERLSPEQAWEAVDVSTIALLFGLMVVSAQLRLGGFYTWVTRRLAEVAVSPPALLGLLIGACGLLAAILANDIVCLAMAPMLAEGCARRGLDPKPYLLALACAANVGSAATLIGNPQNMLIGQSLQLSFTGYLREGGVPALLGLLLVWLVIAYLFRSRWHATTHIPEIPAPAFNRWQTFKGLAVTLLLMLAFVATDWPREIVALGAAGLLLMSRRMKSQQILALIDWQLLVLFIGLFVVNHALSESGMLGAGLAALRQGGIDLADPAWLFTATAVFSNLVSNVPAVMLLLPVADHALAGPILALSSTLAGNLFIVGSIANIIVVDQAARVGIHISWREHARVGAPVTLATLALAAAWLWLVA, from the coding sequence ATGGATCTGACCATCCTGAGCGTTTTTTTGCTGGTTTACCTCGGCATGGTGCTGGGACGCCTGCCGGGGTTGGCCCTCGATCGCACCGGCGTCGCCCTGCTCGGGGCCTTGGCGCTTATCGCCCTGGAAAGGCTCTCGCCCGAACAGGCCTGGGAAGCGGTGGATGTCTCGACCATCGCGCTGCTTTTCGGGCTGATGGTGGTGTCGGCACAACTGCGGCTGGGCGGCTTCTATACCTGGGTCACAAGGCGTCTGGCCGAGGTCGCGGTGTCGCCGCCGGCGCTGCTGGGCCTGCTGATCGGGGCCTGCGGCCTGCTGGCGGCCATATTGGCCAACGACATCGTCTGCCTGGCCATGGCGCCGATGCTGGCCGAAGGCTGCGCCCGGCGGGGCCTCGATCCCAAGCCCTACCTTCTGGCCCTGGCCTGCGCCGCCAACGTCGGCTCGGCCGCCACCCTGATCGGCAACCCACAGAACATGCTCATCGGCCAGAGCTTGCAGCTCTCCTTCACCGGCTACCTGCGGGAAGGTGGCGTTCCCGCCCTGCTGGGACTGCTCCTGGTGTGGCTGGTCATCGCCTATTTGTTCCGCAGCCGCTGGCACGCGACCACCCACATCCCCGAGATTCCCGCCCCGGCGTTCAACCGCTGGCAAACTTTCAAGGGGCTGGCCGTCACCCTGCTGCTCATGCTGGCCTTTGTTGCCACCGACTGGCCGCGCGAGATCGTCGCCCTCGGCGCCGCGGGGCTGCTGCTGATGAGTCGGCGCATGAAATCCCAGCAAATTCTCGCCCTGATCGACTGGCAGTTGCTGGTGCTGTTCATCGGCCTGTTCGTGGTCAATCACGCCCTGTCCGAAAGCGGGATGCTCGGTGCGGGGCTGGCCGCTCTGCGGCAGGGCGGCATCGATCTTGCCGATCCGGCCTGGTTGTTCACGGCCACGGCGGTTTTCTCCAACCTGGTTTCCAACGTACCGGCCGTCATGCTGCTGCTACCCGTCGCCGACCATGCCCTGGCCGGGCCGATTCTCGCTCTCTCCAGTACCCTGGCGGGCAACCTGTTCATCGTCGGCAGCATCGCCAATATCATCGTTGTCGACCAGGCGGCACGGGTCGGCATTCACATCAGTTGGCGCGAGCATGCCCGCGTGGGCGCGCCCGTAACCCTGGCGACCCTGGCCCTGGCCGCCGCGTGGCTGTGGCTGGTGGCTTAA
- the corA gene encoding magnesium/cobalt transporter CorA gives MARKLVKKRGKKVGAAPGTLVHVGDKTDTVAQIRVVDYDQEHLRDQRLKDPNACRAFKSGPRVAWINVEGVHEVHTVEALGQGLGLHPLVMEDILNTDQRPKVESYDDYLYIVIKMLQYDPLQHEIRPEQVSLILARHYVLSCQERAGNVFDGVRERLRTGRRIRFLGTDYLAYALLDAIVDNYFALLEQLGERIEALEEELITRPTPATLAQIHHFKREMLLLRKAVWPLREALAKLTRDETSLIAAETRIYLRDVYDHCVHVLDTLETLRDLLAGMLDLYLSSISNRMNEIMKVLTIMATIFIPLTFIAGVYGMNFEHMPELAWPWAYPAVLLLMLGVAAGLLVFFRLRKWI, from the coding sequence ATGGCACGCAAGCTGGTGAAGAAAAGAGGCAAGAAAGTCGGCGCCGCGCCGGGCACACTGGTCCACGTGGGGGATAAAACCGATACCGTCGCGCAGATCCGGGTCGTGGACTACGATCAGGAGCACCTCAGGGATCAGCGCCTCAAGGATCCGAACGCCTGCCGCGCCTTCAAGTCCGGTCCCCGGGTCGCGTGGATCAACGTCGAGGGCGTGCACGAGGTGCATACCGTGGAAGCCCTGGGCCAGGGGCTCGGCCTGCATCCCCTGGTCATGGAAGACATCCTCAACACCGACCAGCGACCCAAGGTCGAGTCCTACGACGATTATCTCTACATCGTCATCAAGATGCTGCAATACGATCCGCTTCAGCATGAGATTCGCCCCGAGCAGGTCAGCCTGATCCTGGCGCGCCATTACGTGCTCTCATGTCAGGAACGCGCCGGCAACGTCTTCGACGGCGTGCGCGAACGCCTGCGCACCGGACGCCGTATTCGCTTTCTCGGCACCGACTATCTGGCCTACGCCCTGCTTGACGCCATCGTCGACAATTATTTCGCCTTGCTGGAGCAGTTGGGAGAGCGGATCGAAGCCCTTGAGGAAGAACTCATCACTCGCCCCACGCCCGCCACTCTGGCCCAGATCCATCATTTCAAACGCGAGATGCTGCTGCTGCGCAAAGCCGTCTGGCCCCTGCGCGAAGCCCTGGCCAAACTCACCCGCGACGAAACCTCCCTGATCGCGGCCGAAACCAGAATCTATCTGCGCGACGTCTACGACCACTGCGTGCATGTTCTCGACACCCTGGAGACGCTGCGCGACCTGCTCGCCGGCATGCTCGACCTCTACCTCTCGAGCATCAGCAATCGCATGAACGAAATCATGAAGGTGCTCACCATCATGGCCACCATTTTCATCCCCCTGACCTTCATTGCCGGGGTCTACGGCATGAATTTTGAGCACATGCCGGAGCTGGCCTGGCCCTGGGCCTATCCGGCGGTGCTGCTGCTGATGCTCGGCGTGGCCGCCGGGCTGCTGGTCTTTTTCCGGCTGCGCAAGTGGATATGA
- a CDS encoding YbgA family protein, which yields MTDKIRIGISSCLLGENVRYDGGHQLDRLIRDVLGRFLEFVPVCPEVEVGLPIPRETLRLVGDPQHPRLVFSKSGEDITERMEAWARQRCDALEKDNLCGFIFKSRSPSSGMERVKLYDKNGVPAKQGVGVFARIFMERFPLVPVEEDGRLHDDRLRENFIECIFTFKRWRELEAQGRSRGRLVEFHTRHKLLLLAHSPEIYREMGKLVADAKSLAMDELHDCYLGLLMKAMRLRATVRKNINVMQHLLGYFKRDLSTDEKQEMLESFDHYRAGHVPLIVPLTLINHYVRKYDQPYLKTQYYLNPHPLELQLRNHV from the coding sequence ATGACGGACAAGATCCGCATCGGCATCAGCAGCTGTTTATTGGGGGAAAACGTGCGCTATGACGGCGGCCATCAGTTGGATCGCCTGATCCGCGACGTTCTCGGTCGGTTCCTTGAGTTCGTCCCGGTCTGTCCCGAGGTCGAGGTCGGGTTGCCCATCCCCCGGGAGACCCTGCGCCTGGTGGGTGATCCGCAGCATCCGCGTCTGGTGTTCTCCAAAAGCGGCGAGGACATCACCGAGCGCATGGAAGCTTGGGCGCGCCAACGCTGTGATGCCTTGGAGAAGGATAACCTGTGCGGGTTCATCTTCAAGAGCCGTTCGCCCTCCAGCGGCATGGAGCGAGTCAAACTCTACGACAAAAACGGCGTGCCCGCCAAGCAGGGCGTCGGGGTGTTCGCCCGCATTTTCATGGAGCGCTTTCCCCTGGTGCCCGTTGAGGAAGACGGGCGCTTGCACGACGACAGGCTGCGCGAGAATTTCATCGAATGCATTTTCACCTTCAAGCGCTGGCGCGAGCTGGAGGCGCAAGGCCGAAGTCGCGGCCGCCTCGTCGAGTTTCACACCCGCCACAAGCTGCTGCTGCTCGCCCACAGCCCCGAGATCTATCGCGAGATGGGCAAGCTGGTGGCCGATGCCAAGAGCCTCGCGATGGATGAACTCCATGACTGTTACCTCGGCCTGCTCATGAAAGCCATGCGCCTGCGTGCCACGGTACGCAAGAACATCAACGTCATGCAGCACCTGCTCGGTTATTTCAAGCGCGATCTGAGTACTGATGAGAAACAGGAGATGCTTGAATCCTTTGACCACTATCGCGCCGGGCACGTTCCGCTCATCGTGCCCCTCACCCTGATCAATCATTACGTGCGCAAGTACGACCAGCCCTACCTCAAGACGCAGTATTATCTCAATCCCCATCCCCTGGAGCTGCAACTGCGCAATCACGTATGA